A single Vigna radiata var. radiata cultivar VC1973A chromosome 8, Vradiata_ver6, whole genome shotgun sequence DNA region contains:
- the LOC106769652 gene encoding rho-N domain-containing protein 1, chloroplastic isoform X1 has translation MSQTLHPFLTNKLGCGMAEGKCLPCSGVSGRSAAVYSYSSPGHHIIHSHVKVRGLRCGFRGASFLCEAKRNPDFSRQNKHGHSRGRNRNNDGRDNFENFDDDMFSLKNGPPMSLSTSGKFQSTSVPGPREKEIVELFRKVQARLRERAASKEEKKVEASRVQIKENSTVDSLLKLLKKHSVEQVKRSSGGGRGNDLSSDQLQDSNQYDGGRNTKFFDLDSTPKDEPQEGHISSVARPRSSFQRRSPVPRVKYQPVSNNEDDMNVLPVGSEDGENNHDQIDLKHDDEPEPDSELDIDSKDELFFPSIGIAALSEDDDFEQTNNYESVEEQPAVQHEDLSALKLSELRVLAKSRGLKGFSKMKKSDLLELLTDS, from the coding sequence GTTGTGGAATGGCAGAAGGAAAGTGCCTCCCATGTTCAGGTGTTTCTGGACGATCTGCTGCTGTATATTCTTACTCTTCACCAGGTCATCACATAATTCATTCCCATGTCAAAGTTAGAGGACTAAGGTGTGGCTTTCGGGGAGCATCTTTTCTGTGTGAAGCAAAGAGAAACCCAGATTTCTCAAGGCAAAACAAGCATGGGCACTCCAGAGGCAGGAACAGGAACAACGATGGGAGAGATAATTTTGAGAACTTCGATGATGatatgttttctttaaaaaatggACCGCCTATGTCTCTTTCAACCTCAGGAAAATTCCAGTCCACTTCAGTCCCTGGTCCTAGAGAGAAGGAGATTGTTGAGCTATTCAGGAAGGTCCAGGCTCGGCTGCGTGAGAGGGCTGCatccaaagaagaaaagaaagttgaagcCTCTCGAGTGCAGATTAAAGAGAACAGCACTGTAGATTCCCTCCTCAAATTGCTGAAGAAACACTCTGTTGAGCAGGTGAAGAGAAGTAGCGGAGGGGGAAGAGGAAATGATCTTAGTTCAGATCAGTTGCAAGATAGTAATCAATATGACGGAGGACGAAACACCAAATTTTTTGATTTAGACAGTACTCCCAAGGATGAGCCACAAGAGGGTCATATTTCCTCAGTAGCTAGGCCTCGATCAAGTTTCCAGAGAAGGTCTCCCGTTCCTCGTGTAAAATACCAGCCCGTCTCAAACAATGAGGATGATATGAATGTCTTGCCAGTAGGTAGTGAGGATGGAGAGAACAATCATGATCAGATAGATTTGAAGCATGATGACGAACCAGAGCCTGACTCTGAATTAGATATTGATTCAAAGGATGAGCTGTTCTTCCCGAGCATTGGGATAGCTGCATTGTCagaggatgatgattttgagcaAACCAATAACTATGAGAGTGTGGAGGAGCAGCCAGCTGTTCAACACGAAGACTTAAGTGCACTGAAGTTGTCTGAATTGAGGGTGCTTGCAAAGTCTCGAGGCCTgaaagggttctcaaaaatgaagaagagtgaCCTCTTGGAATTGCTAACTGATAGCTAA
- the LOC106769652 gene encoding rho-N domain-containing protein 1, chloroplastic isoform X2 produces the protein MAEGKCLPCSGVSGRSAAVYSYSSPGHHIIHSHVKVRGLRCGFRGASFLCEAKRNPDFSRQNKHGHSRGRNRNNDGRDNFENFDDDMFSLKNGPPMSLSTSGKFQSTSVPGPREKEIVELFRKVQARLRERAASKEEKKVEASRVQIKENSTVDSLLKLLKKHSVEQVKRSSGGGRGNDLSSDQLQDSNQYDGGRNTKFFDLDSTPKDEPQEGHISSVARPRSSFQRRSPVPRVKYQPVSNNEDDMNVLPVGSEDGENNHDQIDLKHDDEPEPDSELDIDSKDELFFPSIGIAALSEDDDFEQTNNYESVEEQPAVQHEDLSALKLSELRVLAKSRGLKGFSKMKKSDLLELLTDS, from the coding sequence ATGGCAGAAGGAAAGTGCCTCCCATGTTCAGGTGTTTCTGGACGATCTGCTGCTGTATATTCTTACTCTTCACCAGGTCATCACATAATTCATTCCCATGTCAAAGTTAGAGGACTAAGGTGTGGCTTTCGGGGAGCATCTTTTCTGTGTGAAGCAAAGAGAAACCCAGATTTCTCAAGGCAAAACAAGCATGGGCACTCCAGAGGCAGGAACAGGAACAACGATGGGAGAGATAATTTTGAGAACTTCGATGATGatatgttttctttaaaaaatggACCGCCTATGTCTCTTTCAACCTCAGGAAAATTCCAGTCCACTTCAGTCCCTGGTCCTAGAGAGAAGGAGATTGTTGAGCTATTCAGGAAGGTCCAGGCTCGGCTGCGTGAGAGGGCTGCatccaaagaagaaaagaaagttgaagcCTCTCGAGTGCAGATTAAAGAGAACAGCACTGTAGATTCCCTCCTCAAATTGCTGAAGAAACACTCTGTTGAGCAGGTGAAGAGAAGTAGCGGAGGGGGAAGAGGAAATGATCTTAGTTCAGATCAGTTGCAAGATAGTAATCAATATGACGGAGGACGAAACACCAAATTTTTTGATTTAGACAGTACTCCCAAGGATGAGCCACAAGAGGGTCATATTTCCTCAGTAGCTAGGCCTCGATCAAGTTTCCAGAGAAGGTCTCCCGTTCCTCGTGTAAAATACCAGCCCGTCTCAAACAATGAGGATGATATGAATGTCTTGCCAGTAGGTAGTGAGGATGGAGAGAACAATCATGATCAGATAGATTTGAAGCATGATGACGAACCAGAGCCTGACTCTGAATTAGATATTGATTCAAAGGATGAGCTGTTCTTCCCGAGCATTGGGATAGCTGCATTGTCagaggatgatgattttgagcaAACCAATAACTATGAGAGTGTGGAGGAGCAGCCAGCTGTTCAACACGAAGACTTAAGTGCACTGAAGTTGTCTGAATTGAGGGTGCTTGCAAAGTCTCGAGGCCTgaaagggttctcaaaaatgaagaagagtgaCCTCTTGGAATTGCTAACTGATAGCTAA